The genomic DNA TATTATTATTAGAAATAACGCTTCTGTAGTTGTTTGTTATTTCATTCTGTAAATTAAACTCAACATTCTTAATTTCATAATCAATTAAATCTAGCGCAATTGTTGGCGTTAAATTATCTAAAACTGCGGCGTCGCAAATAGCACAAAGTAGTACGTGCTCTTTATCATCGGTGTGAGTTAAAGCATGCAATCCTGCCATTTTCATTGATAGAAAAAGAGCAAGAAACAAATAAGTGATACTATGTTTTATGTAACTAACTTTCATTAAAATAAATAATAACTTAAATAAACAAATAAAATAGGTTTGTTCTTAAACTTATTTGTGTCTATTTACTTTGCAAATATAATATTAATTTTTATTATTGCAATATAATCGCAATAAATTATTGCAAACAAATCGCATTAGAGATGATGAGAAGAAATACTCCTAGTAAAGAGGCTGTTTTAAACACTTTAACAGAAACAGGAAAAGCGATGAGTCAAGATGAAATTGAACAAAAAATTTCTATTGATATTAATAGAGCTACCATATATCGTATTTTAAACAGGTTTTGTGAAGATGGTATTATACACAGAATTGTTGCTGAAAATGGAAAACAATATTTTGCATTATATAGTAACTCTAAAGAAGTAAAACAAGCCAAGGATCACTATCATTTTAGATGTACTAATTGTGAAACCATAGAATGTTTACATATTGAAGTTAATTTATCTATTCCGGATGGGTATCTGGTGCAAGGTATGAACTGTGTTTTAACAGGGCTATGTAAAAAGTGTTCGTAGTTAAGTTATAAAAGTGCAATACTATAGATTTTAATTTAATAATCTTTAGCCATACACATTTCCCTACCCTCCTATTGTTACTTTGTAAAAAGAGTGTTTACTCGTTCTCTTATATTTTGAGAAATAAGAACTCGTGAATCTCGTAAACTCGATTTCATTACTTTTTTTTAAGAAACTTTTAAAAAGAAAAAATAAAGAAAATTAGTATTGTAAAAGCTTTTTACCAAAGCAAATTTACATAACGCAGCACACTATAGTACAGTTTTATCGTAATTTCTGTATAGCCGTTATTGGGGCTATTTGATTATAAAATCTTCGTTGTAATTTTTTAAGGAAATTCTTGTTAATTTGTCACAAGAGTATAAAATTTAAGAAAAATGTTTTTTATACTCTTATAACATTTTTAGTTCCTATTAGAAACTCTATTTACATAATAACTTTGGTCAATAGAATTTCAATCAATTATTTAGAATCATATTTATAGATATCATTTATGCAGAGAACTTTTGTTTTGCTATAATATTTTATAGCCTTATTTATTGTTTTTTATTATTGTTATCAATTTTTCTAATTGAATATCCTTACCAATTATTATTTGTGATTCTTCTATTGGAATATAAATATCTGGTTCAGTGCCATTACCATCTAATGTTTTTCCATTTTTTTGAAACGATAGCATCGTTGATATTTTTACTCTAATTCCTGAATTTGATAAATATACTTTTTTAGAATTCCCACTTGAGCCATCTGTGGTAACTCCAACAATTTTAACATTAGGTAAGCCTTTAAATACAGAAGTAAATACAGTAGCTGCACTAAAACTGCGTTCGTTTACTAAAATGTAAACAGGTTTATTATAGCTTTCTTTTCCGTTTTTTAACACCATATAGTAAGGCTCAGAAAACTTCGAT from Polaribacter sp. ALD11 includes the following:
- a CDS encoding Fur family transcriptional regulator, giving the protein MMRRNTPSKEAVLNTLTETGKAMSQDEIEQKISIDINRATIYRILNRFCEDGIIHRIVAENGKQYFALYSNSKEVKQAKDHYHFRCTNCETIECLHIEVNLSIPDGYLVQGMNCVLTGLCKKCS